The Lysobacter enzymogenes genome window below encodes:
- a CDS encoding M3 family metallopeptidase encodes MKHPLAVALAVALIATVPSLAHNAQAQAKTDKTVKFTADTAKPSANPFFQPSPLPLQFPQFDKIKDSDFAPAFDRGMADQLKEVAAIADNPEPATFDNTILAMERSGQILNRSVSTFFNLVGTDTNANREKLQQQYAPKLAAHRDAISLNPKLFARIKDLYEKRASLGLDAEGVRLIERYHSDFVRAGANLSEAQKTRVKAINGELAELGANFSKNVLKEVQDSAIVVDTKEELAGLSDERIAAAAEAAKGRKLEGKYLLTLLNTTGQPPETDLTNRALREKLHKASVIRGSRGNEWDNTAIVSKVVALRAERAKIMGYPNYAAYVLEDETAKSPEAVNKMLGQLAPAAVANAKREAADLQAMIDKEQAAKGEKSFQLEPWDWAFYAEKVRKEKFAFDEAELKPYFEMKNVLENGVFYAAGQLYGLKFKQRTDLPLYRDDVTAYDVFDSNGKQLAIFIADMYARDSKRGGAWMNSYVEQSELFGTLPVVANHLNIPKPPAGKPTLMTWDEVTTMFHEFGHALHGMFSNVKYPYFSGTSVPRDFVEFPSQVNEMWADWPSVLANYAKHYQNGQPMPKELLDKVLAASKFNQGFTTTEYLGAAMLDQNYHQIGDLSKVPAAKDVVAFETASLKKDGIYYPPVPPRYRTTYFSHIMGGYAAGYYAYIWSEVLDANTVEWIKQHGGLTRENGDRFRATLLSRGGSKDALQLFRDFSGHEPQIQPLLERRGLTAPAAKPAKAK; translated from the coding sequence ATGAAGCACCCGCTCGCCGTGGCGCTGGCCGTGGCCCTGATCGCCACCGTCCCCAGCCTGGCCCACAATGCCCAGGCCCAGGCCAAGACCGACAAGACCGTGAAATTCACCGCCGATACCGCCAAGCCGAGCGCGAATCCGTTCTTCCAGCCGAGCCCGCTGCCGCTGCAGTTCCCGCAGTTCGACAAGATCAAGGACAGCGACTTCGCGCCGGCCTTCGATCGCGGCATGGCCGACCAGCTCAAGGAAGTCGCCGCCATCGCCGACAACCCCGAGCCGGCCACGTTCGACAACACCATCCTGGCGATGGAGCGTTCGGGCCAGATCCTCAACCGCTCGGTCTCGACCTTCTTCAACCTGGTCGGCACCGACACCAACGCGAACCGCGAAAAGCTGCAGCAGCAGTACGCGCCGAAGCTGGCCGCGCACCGCGACGCGATCTCGCTGAATCCGAAGCTGTTCGCGCGGATCAAAGATCTGTATGAGAAGCGCGCTTCGCTGGGCCTGGACGCCGAGGGCGTGCGCCTGATCGAGCGCTACCACTCCGACTTCGTCCGCGCCGGCGCCAACCTCAGCGAAGCGCAGAAGACCCGGGTCAAGGCGATCAACGGCGAACTGGCCGAACTGGGCGCGAACTTCAGCAAGAACGTGCTCAAGGAAGTGCAGGATTCGGCCATCGTGGTCGACACCAAGGAAGAACTGGCCGGCCTGTCCGACGAGCGCATCGCCGCCGCGGCCGAAGCCGCCAAGGGCCGCAAGCTGGAAGGCAAGTACCTGCTGACCCTGCTCAACACCACCGGCCAGCCGCCGGAAACCGACCTGACCAACCGCGCGCTGCGCGAGAAGCTGCACAAGGCCTCGGTGATCCGCGGCAGCCGCGGCAACGAGTGGGACAACACCGCGATCGTGTCCAAGGTCGTCGCCCTGCGCGCCGAACGCGCCAAGATCATGGGCTACCCGAACTACGCGGCCTACGTGCTCGAGGACGAAACCGCCAAGTCGCCGGAAGCGGTCAACAAGATGCTCGGCCAGCTCGCCCCGGCCGCGGTCGCCAACGCCAAGCGCGAAGCCGCCGACCTGCAGGCGATGATCGACAAGGAACAGGCCGCCAAGGGCGAAAAGAGCTTCCAGCTCGAGCCGTGGGACTGGGCGTTCTACGCCGAGAAGGTGCGCAAGGAAAAGTTCGCCTTCGACGAAGCCGAGCTCAAGCCCTACTTCGAAATGAAGAACGTGCTCGAAAACGGCGTGTTCTACGCCGCCGGCCAGCTCTACGGCCTGAAGTTCAAGCAGCGCACCGACCTGCCGCTGTACCGCGACGACGTCACCGCCTACGACGTGTTCGATTCCAACGGCAAGCAGTTGGCGATCTTCATCGCCGACATGTACGCGCGCGATTCCAAGCGCGGCGGCGCGTGGATGAACTCCTACGTCGAGCAGTCGGAACTGTTCGGCACCCTGCCGGTCGTGGCCAACCACCTCAACATCCCCAAGCCGCCGGCCGGCAAGCCGACGCTGATGACCTGGGACGAGGTCACCACGATGTTCCATGAGTTCGGCCATGCCCTGCACGGCATGTTCTCGAACGTGAAGTACCCGTATTTCTCGGGCACCAGCGTGCCGCGCGACTTCGTCGAGTTCCCCTCGCAGGTCAACGAGATGTGGGCCGACTGGCCGTCGGTGCTGGCCAACTACGCCAAGCACTACCAGAACGGCCAGCCGATGCCGAAGGAATTGCTGGACAAGGTGCTGGCGGCGTCGAAGTTCAACCAGGGCTTCACCACCACCGAATACCTCGGCGCGGCGATGCTGGACCAGAACTACCACCAGATCGGCGACCTGTCGAAGGTGCCGGCGGCCAAGGACGTGGTCGCGTTCGAGACCGCCTCGCTCAAGAAGGACGGCATTTACTACCCGCCGGTGCCGCCGCGTTACCGCACCACCTATTTCAGCCACATCATGGGCGGTTATGCGGCCGGCTATTACGCGTACATCTGGTCGGAGGTGCTCGACGCCAACACCGTGGAATGGATCAAGCAGCACGGCGGCCTGACCCGCGAGAACGGCGACCGCTTCCGCGCCACCCTGCTCTCGCGCGGCGGCAGCAAGGACGCGTTGCAGCTGTTCCGCGATTTCTCCGGCCACGAGCCGCAGATCCAGCCGCTGCTGGAGCGCCGCGGCCTGACCGCCCCGGCGGCCAAGCCGGCCAAGGCGAAATAA
- a CDS encoding TonB-dependent receptor, translated as MPKHLGAPRRHALALAVGLTFASAAAFAQDAAQPAAPAAGEAKTLDALMVTAQRKVERAKDVPVALTTVDREKLHVLGSGGGDIRFLSGRLPSLNIESSFGRAFPRFYIRGLGNTDFDLNASQPVSLVYDDIVLENPLLKGFPVFDLENVELLRGPQGTLFGRNTPAGVVKFESAKPTRELEGYGQISYGTYGTTNFEGAVSGPLGQNWSGRASALFQRRDDWVDNTNPNARSNKKLEGYDESALRLQLQYDGSDTFHALFNVHARRLNGTARLFRAMLFKKGTNDLFDGFDVDKVGIDGRNFQHLKTFGASAKLSWDLSNELTLYSITGYETAESLSRGDIDGGIGAAFLPGGSTPAGIPFTAESADGLPDHRQWTQEFRLESNYSGPFNWQAGLFYFDEDITVDSLNYDTLGGGVQAGHAQQKQRNKAWAAFGSVEYALTDRFKLRGGLRYTQDKKDFAASVLQSAPFGAPVSGPFKVNTDVDDVSWDISGVFQATDAVNLYARVAKGFRAPSIQGRLLFQTPPQPSVADAEKVISYEAGVKADLFDKRARLGVALFRYNVDNQQINAVGGALNQTILLNADKTVGQGVEVDFDAYVTDNLMVTFGASYNDTEIKDANLFVAPCGGGCTVTDPLVVRNGQTLAAIDGNPLPQAPKWVYNLTARYSVPLANGNEFYVFTDWAYRSEVNFFLYESKEFRGKSLTEGGLRVGYMWDNGRYDVAVYGRNILDQVRAVGGIDFNNLVGFVNDPRIVGVEFKAQF; from the coding sequence ATGCCCAAGCACCTTGGTGCTCCCCGCCGTCATGCCCTCGCCCTTGCCGTCGGCCTGACCTTCGCCTCCGCCGCCGCGTTCGCCCAGGACGCCGCCCAGCCCGCCGCGCCCGCCGCCGGCGAGGCCAAGACCCTCGACGCGCTGATGGTGACCGCCCAGCGCAAGGTCGAACGCGCCAAGGACGTGCCGGTCGCGCTCACCACCGTCGACCGCGAGAAGCTGCACGTGCTCGGCTCCGGCGGCGGCGACATCCGCTTCCTGTCCGGCCGCCTGCCGAGCCTCAACATCGAATCCTCGTTCGGCCGCGCGTTCCCGCGCTTCTACATCCGCGGCCTGGGCAACACCGACTTCGACTTGAACGCGTCCCAGCCGGTGTCGCTGGTGTACGACGACATCGTGCTCGAAAACCCGCTGCTCAAGGGCTTCCCGGTGTTCGACCTGGAGAACGTCGAACTGCTGCGCGGCCCGCAGGGCACGCTGTTCGGCCGCAACACCCCGGCCGGCGTGGTCAAGTTCGAATCGGCCAAGCCGACCCGCGAACTGGAAGGCTACGGCCAGATTTCCTACGGCACCTACGGCACCACCAACTTCGAAGGCGCGGTCAGCGGCCCGCTCGGCCAGAACTGGTCCGGCCGCGCCTCGGCGCTGTTCCAGCGCCGCGACGACTGGGTCGACAACACCAACCCGAACGCGCGCAGCAACAAGAAGCTGGAAGGCTACGACGAGTCGGCGCTGCGCCTGCAGCTGCAGTACGACGGCAGCGACACCTTCCACGCGCTGTTCAACGTGCACGCGCGCCGCCTCAACGGCACCGCGCGCCTGTTCCGCGCGATGCTGTTCAAGAAAGGCACTAACGACCTGTTCGACGGTTTCGACGTCGACAAGGTCGGCATCGACGGCCGCAACTTCCAGCACCTCAAGACCTTCGGCGCCAGCGCCAAGCTGAGCTGGGACCTGTCGAACGAACTGACCCTGTACTCGATCACCGGCTACGAGACCGCCGAATCGCTGAGCCGCGGCGACATCGACGGCGGCATCGGCGCCGCGTTCCTGCCCGGCGGCAGCACCCCGGCCGGCATTCCGTTCACCGCCGAATCCGCCGACGGCTTGCCCGACCACCGCCAGTGGACCCAGGAATTCCGCCTGGAATCCAACTACAGCGGCCCGTTCAACTGGCAGGCCGGCCTGTTCTACTTCGACGAAGACATCACCGTCGACAGCCTGAACTACGACACCCTCGGCGGCGGCGTGCAGGCCGGCCACGCGCAGCAGAAGCAGCGCAACAAGGCCTGGGCGGCGTTCGGCTCGGTCGAATACGCGCTCACCGACCGCTTCAAGCTGCGCGGCGGCCTGCGCTACACCCAGGACAAGAAGGACTTCGCCGCCAGCGTGCTGCAGAGCGCGCCGTTCGGCGCGCCGGTGTCGGGCCCGTTCAAGGTCAACACCGATGTCGACGACGTCAGCTGGGACATCAGCGGCGTGTTCCAGGCGACCGACGCGGTCAATCTGTACGCGCGCGTCGCCAAGGGCTTCCGCGCGCCGAGCATCCAGGGCCGCCTGCTGTTCCAGACTCCGCCGCAGCCGTCGGTCGCCGACGCGGAGAAGGTGATCTCGTACGAGGCCGGCGTGAAGGCCGACCTGTTCGACAAGCGCGCGCGCCTGGGCGTGGCGCTGTTCCGCTACAACGTCGACAACCAGCAGATCAACGCGGTCGGCGGCGCGCTGAACCAGACCATCCTGCTCAACGCCGACAAGACCGTCGGCCAGGGCGTGGAAGTCGATTTCGACGCCTACGTGACCGACAACCTGATGGTCACCTTCGGCGCCAGCTACAACGACACCGAGATCAAGGACGCCAACCTGTTCGTCGCGCCCTGCGGCGGCGGCTGCACCGTTACCGATCCGCTGGTGGTGCGCAACGGCCAGACCCTGGCCGCGATCGACGGCAACCCGCTGCCGCAGGCGCCGAAGTGGGTCTACAACCTGACCGCGCGCTACAGCGTGCCGCTGGCCAACGGCAACGAGTTCTACGTGTTCACCGACTGGGCCTACCGCAGCGAAGTGAACTTCTTCCTGTACGAGTCCAAGGAGTTCCGCGGCAAGTCGCTGACCGAAGGCGGCCTGCGCGTGGGCTACATGTGGGACAACGGCCGCTACGACGTGGCGGTGTACGGCCGCAACATCCTCGACCAGGTGCGCGCGGTCGGCGGCATCGACTTCAACAACCTGGTCGGTTTCGTCAACGACCCGCGCATCGTCGGCGTGGAGTTCAAGGCGCAGTTCTGA
- a CDS encoding amidohydrolase family protein: MTLLRHSLPRRTLALGLLLSFSATALAAETTRYLALVDGGKQAGQQVVTRADDGSYTVDFVFKDNGRGPELKETYTLAEDGTYRRYAVQGTSTFGAKVEESFERDGDTVRWKSKSDHGELKVSGTGLYSPLGGTPAGMSVALGALAKRGDGTLPLLPGGSLSARKLGTAQVSRDGKSQTVQLLALTGQGFTPNFVWATDEAQPRMFALIYPGFLQLIEDGWQANAAALETRQKAAEGELLVDLRKKLGHDFAGATLIRDVRVFDSEKASLGAPTDVLVRDGKIVSIGKAGKDVKPARTVEGKGKTLMPGLFDMHGHVSRWDGGLNIAAGVTTVRDMGNDNATLQQMIGEIKDGTLMSPNVVPAGFIEGESDYSARNGFVIKNLDEAKKAVDWYSEHGYPQIKIYNSFPKAVLRDTVAYAHSKGMRVSGHVPAFLRAQDVVDQGFDEIQHINQLLLNFFVDDKTDTRTLQRFYLVAEKTAGLDLDSKPVQDFINTLATKKIAIDPTLATFEFLHQREGELSPIFAAVDAHLPPDVQRGRRAAEMNIPDDATWQRYNKSYDKAVEFVGRAYKAGVPLLAGTDEVPGFTLQHELALYVRAGLTPAQALQVATWNAAKVARVDGDRGSVAAGKRSDLILIDGDPTRDIGDLRKVSLVLQGQTAYYPSEVYAELGVKPFAPAAKVVAAK; encoded by the coding sequence ATGACTCTCCTGCGCCATTCCCTGCCGCGCCGCACCCTGGCCCTGGGCCTGCTGTTGAGCTTCAGCGCCACCGCGCTGGCGGCCGAAACCACGCGCTACCTGGCCCTGGTCGACGGCGGCAAGCAGGCCGGCCAGCAAGTGGTGACCCGCGCCGACGACGGCAGCTATACCGTCGATTTCGTGTTCAAGGACAACGGCCGCGGCCCCGAGCTCAAGGAGACCTACACCCTGGCCGAGGACGGCACCTACCGCCGTTACGCGGTGCAGGGCACCTCGACCTTCGGCGCCAAGGTCGAGGAAAGCTTCGAGCGCGACGGCGACACCGTGCGCTGGAAGAGCAAGTCCGACCACGGCGAGCTCAAGGTCTCCGGCACCGGCCTGTACTCGCCGCTCGGCGGCACCCCGGCCGGGATGTCGGTGGCGCTGGGCGCGCTGGCCAAGCGCGGCGACGGCACCCTGCCGCTGCTGCCGGGCGGCAGCCTCAGCGCGCGCAAGCTCGGCACCGCCCAGGTCAGCCGCGACGGCAAAAGCCAGACCGTGCAATTGCTGGCGCTGACCGGGCAGGGCTTCACCCCCAACTTCGTCTGGGCCACCGACGAGGCCCAGCCGCGGATGTTCGCGCTGATCTATCCCGGCTTCCTGCAACTGATCGAAGACGGCTGGCAGGCCAACGCCGCGGCGCTGGAAACCCGGCAGAAAGCCGCCGAAGGCGAGCTGCTGGTGGACCTGCGCAAGAAGCTCGGCCACGACTTCGCCGGCGCCACCCTGATCCGCGACGTGCGCGTGTTCGACAGCGAGAAGGCGAGCCTCGGCGCGCCGACCGACGTGCTGGTGCGCGACGGCAAGATCGTGTCGATCGGCAAGGCCGGCAAGGACGTCAAGCCCGCGCGCACGGTCGAGGGCAAGGGCAAGACCCTGATGCCGGGTTTGTTCGACATGCACGGCCACGTTTCGCGCTGGGACGGCGGCCTCAACATCGCCGCCGGCGTGACCACGGTGCGCGACATGGGCAACGACAACGCCACGCTGCAGCAGATGATCGGCGAGATCAAGGACGGCACGCTGATGTCGCCGAACGTGGTCCCGGCCGGCTTCATCGAAGGCGAGAGCGACTACTCCGCGCGCAACGGCTTCGTCATCAAGAACCTCGACGAAGCCAAGAAGGCGGTGGACTGGTATTCCGAACACGGCTACCCGCAGATCAAGATCTACAATTCCTTCCCCAAGGCGGTGCTGCGCGACACCGTCGCCTACGCGCACAGCAAGGGCATGCGGGTCAGCGGGCACGTGCCGGCGTTCCTGCGCGCGCAGGACGTGGTCGACCAGGGCTTCGACGAGATCCAGCACATCAACCAGCTGCTGCTGAACTTCTTCGTCGACGACAAGACCGACACGCGCACCTTGCAGCGCTTCTATCTGGTCGCCGAGAAGACCGCCGGACTGGACCTGGATTCCAAGCCGGTGCAGGACTTCATCAACACCTTGGCGACGAAGAAGATCGCGATCGATCCGACCCTGGCGACGTTCGAGTTCCTGCACCAGCGCGAAGGCGAGCTGTCGCCGATCTTCGCCGCGGTCGACGCGCACCTGCCGCCGGACGTGCAGCGCGGCCGCCGCGCGGCGGAGATGAACATTCCCGACGACGCGACATGGCAGCGCTACAACAAGTCCTACGACAAGGCGGTGGAGTTCGTCGGCCGCGCCTACAAGGCCGGCGTGCCGCTGTTGGCCGGCACCGACGAGGTTCCGGGCTTCACCTTGCAGCACGAGCTGGCGCTGTACGTGCGCGCCGGCCTGACCCCGGCGCAGGCGCTGCAGGTGGCGACCTGGAACGCGGCCAAGGTCGCGCGGGTCGACGGCGACCGCGGTTCGGTCGCGGCGGGCAAGCGCTCGGACTTGATCCTGATCGATGGCGATCCGACGCGGGATATCGGCGATCTGCGCAAGGTTTCGTTGGTGCTGCAGGGGCAGACGGCGTACTACCCGAGCGAGGTGTATGCGGAGCTGGGGGTGAAGCCGTTCGCGCCTGCCGCGAAGGTGGTTGCGGCGAAGTAA
- a CDS encoding VOC family protein produces MSAPTAQAFVPMVHVASVARAAEYYALLGFAMGNVHRVPECGDEPVWAWMQSSGGAEFMLVRADGPVDDSVQAVLFYVYCDDVVAMRERLLAAGFEAGPMGYPFYRPHGEFRARDPDGYVLMITHSRD; encoded by the coding sequence ATGAGCGCCCCCACCGCGCAGGCCTTCGTGCCGATGGTCCACGTCGCCAGCGTCGCCCGCGCCGCCGAGTATTACGCCTTGCTCGGTTTCGCCATGGGCAACGTCCACCGCGTGCCCGAGTGCGGCGACGAGCCGGTCTGGGCCTGGATGCAGAGCTCCGGCGGCGCCGAGTTCATGCTCGTGCGCGCCGACGGCCCGGTCGACGACAGCGTCCAGGCGGTGCTGTTCTACGTCTACTGCGACGACGTCGTCGCGATGCGCGAGCGCCTGCTCGCGGCCGGCTTCGAGGCCGGGCCGATGGGCTATCCGTTCTACCGGCCGCACGGCGAATTCCGCGCCCGCGATCCCGACGGCTATGTGCTGATGATCACCCACAGCCGCGACTGA
- a CDS encoding response regulator transcription factor: MAAISPVHPGAGLNGVDHRNSRRVAVVERDPNLRQQIQHSLLTRQFAIVECANATALYRNLLSAPCDIAVIASDLPDDNPRNVALHLRQHSDIGIIVLDADAGYGGQSDGYHEIADACFRKPVDLDGLATVVTAMHSLQHHMRALPTRAGGGQPEWELALDGWTLRTPDGASIDLSAPERSVLLRLVNTGAGGHPVSHDSLIGSLTNDVYDFDPHRLEMLIYRLRKKVALMSPLPLPLRAVRGMGYLCTIVRANG; the protein is encoded by the coding sequence ATGGCCGCCATTTCACCAGTCCACCCCGGCGCCGGCCTCAACGGCGTCGATCACCGCAACAGCCGACGGGTCGCCGTCGTCGAACGCGACCCGAACCTGCGCCAGCAAATCCAGCACTCGCTGCTGACCCGTCAGTTCGCCATCGTCGAATGCGCCAACGCCACCGCGTTGTACCGCAACCTGCTGAGCGCGCCGTGCGACATCGCGGTCATCGCCAGCGACCTGCCCGACGACAACCCGCGCAACGTCGCCCTGCACCTGCGCCAGCATTCGGACATCGGCATCATCGTGCTCGATGCCGACGCCGGTTACGGCGGCCAGTCCGACGGCTACCACGAGATCGCCGACGCCTGCTTCCGCAAGCCGGTCGACCTCGACGGCCTGGCCACCGTGGTCACCGCGATGCACAGCCTGCAGCACCACATGCGCGCGTTGCCGACGCGCGCCGGCGGCGGCCAGCCGGAATGGGAACTGGCCCTGGACGGCTGGACCCTGCGCACGCCCGACGGCGCCAGCATCGACCTCAGCGCGCCCGAGCGCAGCGTGCTGCTGCGCCTGGTCAACACCGGCGCGGGCGGCCATCCGGTCTCGCACGACAGCCTGATCGGTTCGCTGACCAACGACGTCTACGACTTCGATCCGCACCGGCTGGAGATGCTGATCTACCGCCTGCGCAAGAAGGTCGCGCTGATGAGTCCGCTGCCGTTGCCGCTGCGCGCGGTGCGCGGGATGGGCTACCTGTGCACGATCGTGAGAGCCAACGGCTGA